A genomic window from Anaerolineae bacterium includes:
- the add gene encoding adenosine deaminase, giving the protein MIDAPSTSAGGSRRLWETLRLLPKIDLHRHLEGSLRLSTLAEVAQAHGVDLPSYNIEDLRPYVQVTDEEPNFHAFLEKFRFLRQFYSTREAIERVAYEAVADAAADNVRYLELRFSPATLAAHQGFDLEEVTDWVIWAVEQAGRDFGVTTGLLVTIKRELSPSEAERVARVAFARAGRGIVGLDIAGDEVNYPLAPFAGILRQAHREGLGLTIHAGEAIGAWSVREAVEEYGADRIGHGVRAVEDPEVVELLCRAGVTLEICPTSNIHTATVPHLARHPLRHFLAQGVRVTINTDDPSISNTTLTDEYLIAVREIGVSLPQLGVVVWNGVRAAFTNQNAKEQLWRTFKGEWEKILAISLPDALEVERPR; this is encoded by the coding sequence ATGATTGACGCACCGAGCACTTCCGCCGGCGGAAGCCGCAGGCTGTGGGAAACACTGAGGCTTCTTCCCAAAATTGATCTCCACCGCCATCTGGAAGGCTCGCTTCGGCTGAGCACGCTGGCGGAGGTGGCACAGGCGCACGGCGTGGATCTGCCCAGCTATAATATTGAGGACCTGCGTCCCTACGTGCAGGTGACCGACGAAGAGCCCAACTTCCACGCCTTTCTGGAGAAGTTTCGCTTCCTGCGGCAGTTCTATTCCACCCGGGAAGCCATCGAGCGGGTCGCATATGAGGCGGTGGCGGACGCCGCGGCGGATAATGTGCGCTATCTGGAACTGCGGTTCAGCCCCGCAACGCTGGCGGCGCACCAGGGTTTTGATTTAGAGGAGGTGACGGACTGGGTCATCTGGGCGGTGGAGCAGGCCGGCCGGGATTTCGGGGTGACCACGGGCCTGCTCGTCACCATCAAGCGGGAGCTGAGCCCGAGTGAGGCAGAACGGGTCGCCCGGGTGGCGTTCGCGCGGGCCGGCCGGGGCATCGTCGGGCTGGATATCGCCGGCGATGAGGTCAATTATCCCCTGGCACCCTTCGCCGGCATCCTGCGCCAGGCGCACCGCGAAGGGTTGGGGCTGACCATTCATGCCGGCGAGGCCATCGGCGCCTGGAGCGTGCGGGAGGCGGTGGAGGAATACGGGGCGGACCGCATTGGCCACGGGGTGCGGGCTGTCGAGGACCCGGAGGTGGTGGAACTGCTGTGCCGCGCCGGCGTGACGCTGGAAATCTGCCCCACCAGCAACATTCACACCGCCACCGTCCCCCACCTGGCCCGCCATCCCCTGCGGCACTTTCTGGCACAAGGTGTGCGGGTAACCATCAATACCGATGACCCGAGCATCTCCAACACCACCCTCACAGACGAGTATCTCATCGCCGTCCGTGAAATTGGGGTCAGCCTGCCCCAGTTGGGCGTGGTGGTGTGGAACGGCGTGCGGGCGGCTTTCACCAACCAGAATGCGAAGGAGCAGTTGTGGAGGACATTCAAGGGGGAATGGGAAAAAATCCTTGCTATATCTTTACCGGACGCTTTGGAAGTGGAAAGACCGAGATAG